Proteins encoded within one genomic window of Chitinophagaceae bacterium:
- a CDS encoding sugar transferase, whose amino-acid sequence MPQIINVFTGDMSIVGPGR is encoded by the coding sequence CTGCCACAGATCATAAATGTATTTACAGGGGATATGAGCATTGTAGGTCCGGGCCGTTGA